A stretch of DNA from Candidatus Pseudomonas phytovorans:
GGCTCTGCCCAATTGCCACGGATGCCCCATGTCGACGCCCAGCAAACCCCTCGCCGGCCTCAAAGTTGTCGAACTCGGCACCCTGATCGCCGGGCCGTTCGCCTCGCGCATCTGTGCCGAATTTGGCGCGCAGGTGGTAAAGGTCGAGTCGCCCGACGGTGGCGACCCGCTGCGCAAGTGGCGCAAGCTGTACGAGGGCACGTCGCTGTGGTGGTTCGTGCAGGCCCGCAACAAGCAATCGCTCACCCTCAACCTCAAGCACCCCGAGGGCCGCGAGATTCTCAAGCGCCTGCTGGCCGAGGCCGACATCCTGATCGAAAACTTCCGCCCGGGCGTACTGGAAAAACTCGGCCTGGGCTGGGACGTGCTGCATGCGCTGAACCCGCGCCTGGTCATGGTGCGCCTGTCGGGCTTTGGCCAGACCGGGCCCATGAAAGACCAGCCGGGCTTCGGCGCGGTGGGCGAGTCGATGGGCGGCCTGCGCTACATCACCGGCTTTGACGACCGCCCACCGGTGCGCACCGGCATTTCCATCGGTGACTCGATTGCCGCCTTATGGGGGGTAATCGGCGCGCTGATGGCGCTGCGCCACCGAGAAGTCAATGGCGGCCAGGGCCAAGTGGTGGACGTGGCGCTGTACGAAGCGATCTTCGCCATGATGGAAAGCATGGTCCCGGAGTTCGATGTGTTCGGTTTTATCCGCGAGCGGACCGGCAACATCATGCCCGGCATCACGCCCTCCTCGATCCACACCAGCGCCGACGGCAAGCACGTGCAGATCGGTGCCAACGGCGATGCAATCTTCAAGCGCTTCATGCAGGCCATCGGCCGCGCCGACCTGGCCGATGACCCGGCCCTGGCCAGCAACGATGGCCGCGACCTGCGCCGCGACGAGCTGTACGGGGTAATTGACCGCTGGGCCAACAGCCTGCCGCTGGAGCAACTGATGCAGGTGCTGACCACGGCCGAGGTACCGGCCAGCCGTATCTATTCCGCCGAGGACATGTTCAGTGACCCGCAGTACCTG
This window harbors:
- a CDS encoding CaiB/BaiF CoA-transferase family protein, producing MSTPSKPLAGLKVVELGTLIAGPFASRICAEFGAQVVKVESPDGGDPLRKWRKLYEGTSLWWFVQARNKQSLTLNLKHPEGREILKRLLAEADILIENFRPGVLEKLGLGWDVLHALNPRLVMVRLSGFGQTGPMKDQPGFGAVGESMGGLRYITGFDDRPPVRTGISIGDSIAALWGVIGALMALRHREVNGGQGQVVDVALYEAIFAMMESMVPEFDVFGFIRERTGNIMPGITPSSIHTSADGKHVQIGANGDAIFKRFMQAIGRADLADDPALASNDGRDLRRDELYGVIDRWANSLPLEQLMQVLTTAEVPASRIYSAEDMFSDPQYLAREMFLQAKLPDGKPFKMPGIVPKLSDTPGSTEWVGPALGEHTEALLGNLGYDAAAIASLRAAGTV